A part of Vigna radiata var. radiata cultivar VC1973A chromosome 11, Vradiata_ver6, whole genome shotgun sequence genomic DNA contains:
- the LOC106777797 gene encoding PGR5-like protein 1A, chloroplastic, whose translation MATKLTFTLLYPRPFTSPRPTPFIPISSFSSTSVSPLHLLQFNARRFCLRRRLFLFSVRATADQGKAEEDDVVDSKILPYCSIDKKEKKTVGELEQEFLQALQAFYYEGKAIMSNEEFDNLKEELMWEGSTVVMLSSEEQKFLEASMAYVSGKPILNDKEFDDLKLRLKMEGSEIVAEGPRCSLRSRKVYSDLSVDYLKMFLLNAPATVLALGLFFFLDDLTGFEISYLIKIPEPYSFILTWFAAIPFILWLAQSITKAIIKDSLILKGPCPNCGTENTSFFGTILSVSSGDSTNNVKCENCETKMVYDSRTRLITLPEGSSA comes from the exons ATGGCTACCAAACTCACCTTCACACTGTTATACCCGCGACCATTCACTTCCCCTAGACCGACGCCTTTCATTCCAATCTCTTCCTTCTCCTCCACTTCCGTTTCTCCTCTCCACCTTCTTCAATTCAATGCTCGCCGCTTCTGCCTTCGCCGCCGGCTATTTCTGTTTTCTGTCAGGGCCACTGCCGATCAAG GCAAGGCTGAGGAAGATGACGTTGTGGATAGTAAAATCCTACCCTACTGTAGCATAgacaaaaaggagaagaaaacagTTGGTGAACTCGAGCAAGAGTTTCTTCAAGCACTGCAA gcattCTATTATGAGGGGAAGGCTATCATGTCAAACGAAGAATTTGATAATCTTAAGGAAGAACTCATGTGGGAAGGGAGCACCGTTGTGATgctaa GTTCAGAAGAGCAAAAATTTCTGGAAGCGTCTATGGCCTATGTATCCGGAAAACCAATCCTGAACGACAAAGAGTTTGATGATTTGAAACTCAGGCTAAAG ATGGAAGGGAGCGAAATTGTGGCTGAGGGTCCTCGGTGCAGTCTTCGTAGTAGAAAG GTCTACAGTGACCTGTCTGTTGACTATTTGAAGATGTTCCTGCTGAACGCCCCAGCTACTGTGCTTGCACTTGGACT GTTCTTCTTCCTTGACGATTTGACTGGATTTGAGATCTCATATCTGATAAAG ATTCCAGAGCCATATAGTTTTATTCTAACTTGGTTTGCCGCCATTCCCTTTATTTTGTGGCTGGCGCAATCAATTACAAAGGCAATTATAAAAGACTCTTTGATTTTAAAG GGCCCCTGTCCTAACTGTGGCACTGAAAATACCTCTTTCTTTGGGACAATACTGTCAGTTTCAAGTGGCGATTCCACCAACAATGTCAAATGTGAAAA CTGTGAGACTAAAATGGTGTATGATTCAAGAACAAGATTGATTACATTGCCGGAAGGAAGCAGTGCCTAA